The Flexivirga oryzae DNA window GAACGCCTTGTGGGTCGCGTCGGCGTCGGTGAAGTGAGTCATCGCATCCGCGGCCCCGTCGGGGCTGGTGCTCGCGTCGACGGTGATCTCGGCGGGTTCGTTGAGGAACGCGCCCACCGAGTTCTTCTCCGCGCCGGGCTGCACGGCCATGTGGAACACCGCCGTGGAGTTCGCCCAGCCGGTGTCGGTGTCGGCCTTGTCCATGCTGAAGCTGGTCACGTTGTCGTTGACGTCGGCGTGGATCCGCACCAGGTGCTGGCCGCCGTCGGCATCGGTGAACGTGTAACTGACCCAGTCGTCGTCGCCGTCGGCGGCGTACGGCGACTTCGACTCCTTGCGCAGGTGCATGACGTCGCCCGGCTTCATCGTCTCGGCCGGCCCCGTCCCCCGCCAGTCGACCTTCGTCCATCCGGAATTGCTGTACAAGTGCTGCGACTGGGTGCCGGACGGCTGAATGGTCCACGTGTACGGAGTGTCGTTGTAGAGCCGGTAGTCGAACGAGAGGTCGTTCGGCGCCGGCGGGCCGACCGGCTGCACCCCGGAATCGTCCTGGCCCCCGGTCGCGGCGAGCGCGGGGCCGGCCGCCAGGCCGACGAGCACGACACTGCCGGCCACCGCCGCGGCGAGCTTCCTGGTCACGGTGTTGATACGCACGGTACGTCTCCTACAGTCTGATCCGCCCGGTTCGGGCGGTTCGTGGTTGATGCCTCAACTGTCCGGCCGAACGACGATCGCCACAGTCGGCCGAGGAGATGACCACCCGGTGGAAACGACGTCGGCCGATCGGCCGACATGTGCTGTCGTCGAACCGGTGATCCGGCGAAACCGGTCCTGGCCCGCGGCCCTCGCGCGTAGCGTGGATTCGTGCAGCACAGTTGGCCGGACGGAGTCTCGCCGGAGACCGTCGACACCCGGCTGGGACCGGTGCAGTACGCGTGCATCGGCAGCGGCGCTCCCGTCGTCGTGCTCCACGGGAGCCCCGGCGGGATCGACGCGGCGGCGCTGATGGCCGACTTCCTGCCCCGGGACGGCGTCCGCGCGATCCTGCTGTCGCGGCCCGGCTACCTCGGCACGGAACTCGGCGGCCGGCAGACTCCCGACCAGCAGGCGGACCTCGTCGCCGCGCTGATGGACGTCTTGGGGATCCGCTCCGCCGGCGTGCTGTCCTGGTCCGGGGGCGGCCCGTGCGGATTCCGGCTGGCGGTCCGCCACCCCGACCGGGTGACGGCTCTCGTCGCGTTCGCTGCTGTGAGCACGGCATACCAGCCCCCACCCGTCGGCCTGAGTGACCGGCTGCTGCTGGCCACCGCGCCGGGGCGCCGGCTGCTGCGGATGCTCGCCCGACACCGCCCCGCGGACGTGATTACCGGCACGCTGCGCAGCGAGAGCTCGCTGACCGGTGCGCAGCTGCGGGACCGGGTCGCCGCCATCGTCGCCGACCCGGTCAAGCGCGACTTCGTGCTGGGACTTGCGGGCACCGCCGGTCTCGGGCCTGATCGGCGCGTCGGCTACCGCAACGACCTTGCGCAGTTCGCCCGGATCGGCTCACTCGAACTGGAGCGCATCGGTGCCCCCACTCTGGTGGTGCACGGCACCGCCGACACCGACGTTTCGCCCGAACACAGCGATCATGCCGTCGCAACGATCCCGGGGGCGCGCCGGCTCGACCTCGATCAGGGCAGCCATCTCGCGCTCTACACCCATCCCGACGCCGCGCAGGCACAACGCCGGGTGGTCGACTTCCTGCTGCGCAGAGAGGCATAGGTCGCCGCGATGGCGATGTCGGACGAGTTGGTCACCGTGGTCGTCGCCGACGACCACCCCTTCTTCCGCGACGGGGTGGCCCGGGGGCTGAACAACAGCGGACGGATCCGGGTCGTCGGCGAGGCCGGCGACGGGCGAGAGGCGCTGGACCTCATCCGGGGCGAACATCCGCAGGTCGCGGTGGTCGACCACCAGATGCCGCAACTGAGCGGCCTCGAGGTCGTCCGTGCCGTGGTGCGCGACCAGCTGCCGACCCGGGTGCTCCTGCTGTCCGCCTTCGCGGACGGCGCCGTCGTGTTCCAGGCCTTGCAGGAGGGTGCGGCCGGTTACCTGACCAAGGACGCCTCCCGCGGCGAGATCGTCGAAGCTGTGGCGCGCGTCGCGGCCGGCCACACCGTCATACCGCCTGGACTGGCCGGCGGACTCGCCGACCAGATCCGACTGCGCTCCCAATCGGAGACGCCGGTGCTCTCGGAGCGCGAACGACAAGTGCTGGAGGCGTTCTCGCGTGGCCTGTCCATCCCGCAGGCGTCCGCCGAGCTGTTCCTCGGCGTGAGCACCATCAAGACCTACACGCAGCGGCTCTACGAGAAGCTCGGTGTCTCCGATCGGGCCGCCGCGGTCGCCGAGGCGATGCGCCGAGGCCTGCTCGAGTAGAAGGGCCGGTGACATGGCCGCAGTGCTTGGCGAGGTTCGGCTCGACGAACTGGCCCGGACCCCCGAACTGCGGGACGTCCTGCTGCGCCACGCCTATCGCAGCGTCTGGGTGCAACTCGGATTGCGCGTGCTGCTCGTCGTTTTCGTCGCTCTGACCATCGGTTTCGTTCCGCCCGAGCACGATCTGGCCGCATGCTGGTCGATCGTCACGGGGTATGTCGTGTGGGCCGCCGCTCTCGCCGCGCTGACCCGCGATCGAGGTGTCGCCCCCTTGCGCTGGATGTGGCTCGCCCTCCTCGTCGACACCTGTGCATTGTCCGCGCTGACGCTCGTGTCCGGGATCGCCGCGGAGCAGTCGTGGACCGCCGACGTACTCGTCAACGGGTTCTACGTCATACCCATGCTCGCCGCGACGTCGTTGCGGCCGATGGTGTGCGCCGCGATCGCTCTGCCGACGCTGGCGGCCAGCGTGGTGGTGAGCGTCCTGACGCAGCAGGCCAACGCCGAGCCGTGGTCGTCGATCCTGCTGCGGTCGCTCGTGCTTGCCGGCCTCGGTGCCGGATCGGTCGCCCTGTCCGCAGTGCAACTGTCCCGCGTGCTCACGATCGGCAGCCTGCTGCGGGAACGGACCGGTCTGCTCGACGACATCGTCTCCGTCGAGGCGCGCGAGCAGGCCTTGCTGGCCGAGAACCTGCACGACGGTGCCCTGCAGTACCTCCTCGCCGCCCGGCAGGACCTGGAGGACGCGCGCGACTCCGGCGACCCAGCTTCCTTCGATCGCATCTCCCATGCTCTGCGCGAGTCCTCGACGCTGTTGCGGTCCACGGTGTCCGAGTTGCATCCCGCCGTGCTGGAGCAGGCGGGGCTCGCTCGGGCGCTCGCGGACCTCGCCGCCGGCGTCGCCGCCCGGGCACGACTCACTGCGGAGCTCGACCTGGCCGACTGGTCCGAGCCCACCGCGGTGGACCGGGTGCTGTTCGCCGCCGCCCGGGAGGCGTTGACCAACGTGGCCAAACACGCGCACGCGCGCACCGTCCTGGTCTCGCTGCACCGGGACGGACCCGACGCCGTGCTCATCGTCAGCGACGACGGAAGGGGCATCGCCGGCGACGCGCTTGCCCAGCGGTTGGCCGACGGCCACATCGGGCTCGCCAGCCACCGCACCCGGGTGGCGGCAGTCGGCGGCGAATTGCAGGTTGAGCCGAATCTGCCTGTCGGCACACGAATTCGGGTACGTGTGCCGGTGCCTGAGCGATCGGCGTCGCCGAGGCCGGCCCGGTTGCCGTGAGTCATCCGCAGTACGGACGGACCGGTGGCGTCATACCCTCGGAGGTATGACGGGCACCGAGGCACCCTTGCGACTGACCGACTTCGCGCACGGCGGCGGGTGCGCGTGCAAGATCCCGGCGGGCGAACTGGAGGACGCGGTCCGCGGCCTCGTCGGCCAGACCGGGCCGGACGTACTGGTCGGGCTGGATGACGGTGACGACGCGGCCGCCGTCCGGGTGCGCGACGACCTGGCCGTGCTGTCGACGGCGGACTTCTTCACCCCCGTGGTGAACGACCCCTACGACTGGGGACGGATCGCGGCGGCGAACGCGCTGTCGGACATCTACGCGATGGGTGGACGGCCGGTGGTCGCCATCAACCTGGTCGGCTGGCCGCGCGGGGTGCTGCCGATGGAGCTGATGACCGAGGTGCTGCGCGGTGGCCTCGACGTCGGCCGACAGGCCGGCTGCCCGGTCATCGGCGGGCACACCATCGACGACCCGGAGCCCAAATACGGTATGGCGGTCACGGGTGTTGCTGACCCGAATCGCTTGCTGCGCAACGATTCCGGCGTCGCCGGTCTACCGCTCACCCTCACCAAGCCCATCGGTGTCGGGCTGTTGAACAACCGCCACAAGCAGACCGGTGACCCCATTGAGGCTGCAATCGCATCGATGACCGCGCTGAACGACGTCGCCGCCAGGGATGCGCTGGCCGCGGGGGTGACGACCGCGACCGACGTCACGGGCTTCGGTTTGCTCGGCCACCTGCACAAGCTGTGCCGGGCGTCCGGCATCGGCGCGGTCCTCGACCGGGCAGCGGTGCCGGCGATCGATGGCGCGCTGGACGCGCTCGCCGCTGGGTGCATCACCGGCGGGACCCGCCGCAACCTGGACTGGGTGCGCCCCCACCTGCAGGTGGGGTCCGGAATCACCGAGGAGGACCTGCTCTTCCTGGCCGACGCGCAGACCTCCGGTGGGCTGCTGATCGTGGGCGAGGTGCCGGGCTACCCGGTCATCGGGCACACCGTCGCCGGGAGCGGCATACAGGTCCGCTGAGCGGCGGCGCTTTCGCCCAACCTCTCCCGCCAAACCCCGTCCCGCCATACCCACTGCCGGCATGACACACACCCCGACGACCGACAGGCTCAGCAACGACCGAGAGGCCCAGTAACACCCGGCCAAACACACCGGAATTGCTGGGCCTCTGGGCGTTTACTGGGCCTCTCGGCGAGAAGGGGAGGGGCGAGAAGGGGAGGGGCGAGAAGGGTGGGGGTCGTTCGTCAGCCGGCGGTGGTGATCGAGTCGTCGGTGATGCCGGCGGCCCGACGTGCGGCGAGGCGGCGGCGCTGCGGTTCGATCGTGTAGCGCGGGTCCTTCGCCGAATTGATCCCGGCCTCGAGCACCCCGAAACGGGTGCAGGCCGACGCACCGAGCAGCGCGGCACCGGCCACCGCAGCGCACACCCGGTTGCGACCCAGCAGCAGCGCACCCACCCCGCCGGCGATCGCCAGCCGCTCGCTCCACCGCAAGAGGGTGCCCGGTCGGCCGTGGTGCAGCGGTTCGGCGGCCACCGGATCCATCCGGCGCTCCATGTAACGCGTGGCGAGCAGGTCACCGGCGACGCCCAGCACCGCGAGGACCCGTGCGGGCCTTGTCTCGCGGGTCGGCGTGGTGACCATCGCGAGGCCGCCGGCTGCGAGTGAGGCCGAACTGGCGAAGACGAACGGCAGGTCGCGGTGCGCGGCGTTCCAGGTCGGGTTGGCCGTGTCGGACAAGAGCACCGCGGTGTAGACGGCGAGCGGTGCACCGAAGACTGCGCCCGCGACACCCGCCGCCGGCTCGACGGCGGACAGGACCCGGCGCAGTGGACCGAGCGGCAGCCGGCCACCGGTGAGCCGGTCGACCTCGGAGGCAGCCGCGAGCCCCATGCCGCCGCTGTACGCCGTGAGGATCCACGACCCGAGGCTCATCGGCGAGGTCAGCTTGACGGTACGCAGCATGTTGTAGAAGCGATCGGGTCGTCCGAGGTCCTTCACCAGCGCCCCGCTACCCAGCGCGATCGCAAGCATGGCGCCGATGCGAGCGTTGCGGCACAACAGTTTCCGGCCGGTGAGCTGCGCACCGTAGGCCAGCAGCCCCGACCCCCCGGCGACACCGCCGAGGAAGAGGTATGCCGCGATCTCCGGCCCCCACGGGGGCGCCTTGACCACCGGTTTGCCGTAGTACGACGTGAATTCGGCGTCCGGCACCATCGGCATCTCGCGCGCGCCGTCGGCACCGCCTCCGCCTCGACGACGACCGCCCGGGCGGCGCAGGCGGCGCCGCCGGCCACCCTGCTCCGGCGGCCGATAGGCGTCGTAGGGCGACGTCGTCATCAGCGGCCTCCCAGGAAGGCAACGGCTGCCGCGGCCAGCATCCCTGCCGCAGCCAGTCCGGCACGCTTGAACATCACCGGCAGATCCGCGGTCGGCACCCGCGGGTCCGGCGGCAGACCGTAGACCTCGGGCTCGTCGAGCAGCAGAAAGACCGAGCCGGTTCCGCCGACCCCGTCGAGCTCGTTGGCGCCATACAGTCGTGCCTCGGTGAGTCCCTGCTCGTGCAGCTGCTTGACCCGATCGCGAGCGGTGTCAACCAGATCCGCGTGATCACCGAACTTGATCGACGTCGTGGGACAGGTCTTGGCACACGCCGGCTGCTCCCCGTCGACCAGCCGGTCGTAGCAGAGGGTGCACTTCTGTGCGATGCCGATGTTGGGCACGTCAGGCTGTTCGCCCTTGCGCTCGCCACGTCGTGTCTTGGGGGCGGCCGTGCCGTCGGTACGCCGCTCGATCACGCCGAACGGGCACCCCGCGACGCAGGTGCCGCACCCGTTGCAGACGTCGGCTTGCACCACGACGGAGCCGAATTCGCTGCGGAACAGGGCGCCGGTCGGGCAGACGTCGAGGCAGCCCGCGTGGGTGCAGTGCTTACATACGTCGGAGGCCATCAGCCAACGGAACTCCGGCGTGTCGGGAGGAGTCACGTCGGATGGTGGGGCGTCCGAGACCTCGATACGGCCTCCGCTAGCGCTCCGGCCTACTCGGCCATCTTGGGTGGTGCGGTCGCTCGACCGCACGGTCGGCATCCCGAGATCGACCAGTTTGCGGCCGGATTCGCGTGCCTGCTCGATGTGCGCGGAGTCCTGCTCGATGAACGCGACGTGCCGCCAGGTGCTGGCACCCAGCTGCTGCGTGTTGTCGTAGGACATGCCGGTGATCTCGAGGTCACCGTCCCGCGGGTTGTGGTTCCACTCCTTGCACGCCACCTCGCAGGCCTTGCAGCCGATGCAGATCGACGTGTCGGTGAAGAACCCCTTGCGGTGCTCGTGGGTCGTCCAGTGCGCGTCGACCGCGGGATCGGCCGGGCCGGAGAACTGTCCCATCAGTCGTCCTCCCTCGGCGTCATACGCTCGTTGTCGGTCTCGGTGGTCGCCCCGGCGCGCGACTGGAACTCCGCGATGAAGCGCAGTAGCGCGTCACCCTGGGGTCTCCGTCCGGGCAGTATGTCGCACGAACCCGCCTTCGACTCCTGGATCAGCACGTTCGGGTCCAGCGTCAGGCCGAGCAAATCGTTGGCCGAGTCGCCGCTCACGACGGCGTCACTTCCGACCCCCCAGTGGTATGGCAGGCCGATCTGGTGCACGGTGTGGCCTGCGATCACCAGTGGCGTCATCCGCTCGGTGACCAGCACCCTGGCCTCGATCGCCGCGCGTGGCGACACGATCGTGGCCCACCCGCCGTGCTCCAGCCCGCGCTCGGCCGCCAGCTGCGGCGAGACCTCGCAGAACATCTCCGGCTGCAGTTCCGAGAGGTAGGGCAGCCACCTGCTCATGCCACCCGCGGTGTGATGCTCAGTGAGCCGATACGTCGTGAAAACGTAAGGGTAGACACCAGATCCGGGGGCACCCGCGCTCGGCGCACTGAGGTTGTCCTTGCGCGGGAACACCAGTCTGGCCGGGTTCTGCTGCTGGTGGTACAGCGGGTTGGCGACCGGCGACTCCTGCGGCTCGTAGTGCGTCGGCAGCGGGCCGTCCACCAGCCCGCTCGGCGCGAAGAGCCACGCCTTGCCGTCGGGACGCATCACGAATGCGTCGTCTCCCGCGAGCGCCGCGGGACCACCGAGCGCGGGATCCGGGTGGCTGTCCGGCGCTCGATCGACCGGGAAGTCGGGCACATCGTCACCGGTCCATTTGCCGAGATCCTCGTCCCACCAGACGTACTTCTTGCGCTCGCTCCACGGCCGCCCCTGCGGGTCGGCGGAGGCTCGGTTGTAGAGGATCCGGCGGTTGGCCGGCCAGGCCCAACCCCATTCCGGCGCGACCGGCGACTGCGAGTGGCCGGGCTTGCGCCGGTCGGCCTGGTTGACGCCGTCCGCATAGACGCCGGTGTAGATCCAGCAGCCGCCGTCGGTCGATCCGTCGGCACGCATCTCGTTGAACGTCGAGAGCGGCTGCCCGGCCTTCTCCCCGGTGCGGAACCGTCCGTTGATCTCCAAAAGGACTGCCTCGCCGTCGGGTTCACCGTGCTCGTCGACCGGGTAGTCCCAGGTCAGGTCGAGCAGGGGTCGGTCCCGCTCGTCGGTGGATCCGGCCAGCCTGGCGCGGATCCGGCGGCCCAGCTCGTAGAAGAACGTCAGCTCGCTCTGGCACTCACCCGGCGGTTGCACTGCCTGGTGGCGCCACTGCAGCAGCCGCTGCGTCTGGGTGAAGGACCCGGCCTTCTCGACGTGGCTGGCCGCGGGCAGGAAGAAGACCTCGGTGTCGATGTCCTCCGGCTTCAGCTCGCCCGAGGCGATCTCGGGACCGTCCTTCCAGAACGTCGCCGACTCGATCATGTTGAGGTCGCGCACGACCAGCCACTTCAGGTGCGCCATCGCCTCACGTTGCAGCCGCCCGTGCGCGGATCCGACCGCGGGGTTCTGGCCGAGCAGGAAGTAGCCCTCGACCTGGTCGTCCTTCATCGCCATGGTGGTCTCGTAGGTGCCGTGCGGACCGGACAACCGCGGCAGGTAGTCGAAGGCGTAGTCGTTGTCGGCCGTGGCAGCGTCGCCCCACCACGACTTCAGCAGGCTGATGAAATAGGCGTCGGTATTGGCCCAGAAGCCCTTCTCCGACTTGGAGTGCACCCGGGTGAGGTAGTCCTCGAGCGAGTCGTGCTGGCCGACACTGGGCATCGGCAGATATCCGGGCAGCAGGTCGAAAAGCGTTGGTATGTCGGTGGATCCCTGGATGCTGGCGTGCCCGCGCAGCGCCATGATGCCGCCGCCCGGGCGGCCCATGTTGCCCAACAGCAGCTGCAGGATCGCCGCTGTGCGGATGAACTGGGCGCCGAGCGTGTGCTGGGTCCAGCCCACGGCATACGCGAAGCAGGTGGTGCGCTCTCGGCCGGAGTTCTCGGTGATCGCCCGCGCGATGTAGGCGAAGTCGCCAGCCCCGACACCGCACGCCTGCCGGACCATCTCGGGCGTATAGCGCGCGTAGTGCCGCTTCAGGATCTGGAAGACGGTGCGCGGATGCTGCAGCGTCTCGTCGCGAGCACCGTCCGCGTCATACGACCAGCTCGTGTTGTCGTACTTGCCGGTGCTCGGGTCGTAGCCGGAGAACAGCCCGTCCGCGTCCTCGGCGTCCTGGTAGTCGGCGCTGATCAGCATGGCGGCATTGGTGTAAGCGATGACGTAGTCCTTGAACCACAGGTCATTGCTCAGGATGTGGTTGATCAGGGCACCGAGCAGCACCACGTCGGATCCGGCGCGGATCGGGACGTGCTTGTCGGCGATCGCTGACGTGCGCGTAAAGCGGGGATCGATGTGAATCACCTTGGCGCCACGTGCTTTTGCCTCGGAGACCCACTGGAACCCGACGGGATGGCACTCGGCCATGTTCGAGCCTTCGATCACGATGCAGTCGGCGTTGGCCATGTCCTGCAGATATTGCGTCGCGCCGCCGCGTCCGAACGAGGTCCCCAAACTGGGAACCGTGGAGGAGTGTCAAATGCGGGCTTGGTTCTCGATCTGTATGGCGCCCGCCGCGGTGAAGAGCTTCTTGATCAGATAGTTCTCTTCGTTGTCCAGCGTCGCACCACCGAGGGACGCGATGCCCATGGTGCGGCGGAGTTTGCGCCCCTTCTCGTCCAGGTCCTGCCAGGTGTTGCGGCGGGTGCGCAGGAAGCGGTCGGCGATCATGTCGATCGCGGTGTCGCGATCGAGCCGCTGCCACTCGGTGGCTCGTGGCGGGCGGTAGAGGACCTCCGTCTGCCGGCCCGGCGAATTGACCAGTTGCTCGCTCGCCGCACCCTTCGGGCACAGCCGTCCCCGGGAGATCGGCGAGTCCGGGTCACCCTCGATCTGGACGATCTTCTCGTCCTTGACGTAGACGCGCTGGCCGCACCCGACGGCGCAATAGGGGCAGACGCTGCGCACGACACGGTCGGCGGTCGCGGTGCGCGGCTGCACGTCACGTGTCTTCGCCGAGGTCGCGGCGGGACCGCGCCCGAGATAGTCCCCGGACCGGAACTGCCGGACGACCGGCCACTCCAGCATGCTGAACCTGCCCACGCTTCAACCCTAGCGCGCTGATCGCGTCCGTTCCCGGCATACGGTTGGACCGTGAGCGATGACGAGGCCCTGACCGACTTCTGGCAGGTATGCCGGGAGCGGCTGCCGCAGCTTCCCGCGCAGCAGCCGCAGGCCTGGGCGTTCGGTGCCACCGCCGAACAGGCGGACGAGTTGCTCGGCCTGGTGCTCCGCGGCGTGAAGACCGCCACCGCGTCGAGTCTGTGGGACTACGAGGCCGACGGGGATCCGCTGCCCGAGGTGGGTGAGCTCAGCATCCTCCTGGACAGCAGCGGCGCGCCGCACGCCCTCATCGAGACGACGGAGGTGCGCACGGTGCCCTTCGACGAGGTCGGGCCGGAGCACGCACGTGCCGAAGGCGAAGGCGACCGGACGCTCGAAGCCTGGCGCGCCATCCACGAGCGGTTCTGGACCGAGCACTCCTCCAGCCCGCGCGGTTTCGAGCCCACCATGCCGGTGGTCTGCGAGCGCTTCCGCCTCTTGTACCCGACGGCCCCGACCGTGGTCGTCCGCCCAGTCGACGCTGCCGACGAGGCACGCTGGCGTGAGTTGTTCCGCGGCTACCGCGACTTCTACCGGCTGCCGGACTCGGACGAGGTCGTCTCGCGCGTCTGGGGCTGGCTGATGGACCCGGAGCACGAATGCCAGGGGCTGGTGGCGGAGACGGCTGACGGGCTCATCGCGATCGGCGACTACCGCCGGTTCGCGCGCCCCTCCACCGGCACGGTCGGCCTGTGGCTCGACGACCTCTTCACCG harbors:
- a CDS encoding GNAT family N-acetyltransferase, giving the protein MSDDEALTDFWQVCRERLPQLPAQQPQAWAFGATAEQADELLGLVLRGVKTATASSLWDYEADGDPLPEVGELSILLDSSGAPHALIETTEVRTVPFDEVGPEHARAEGEGDRTLEAWRAIHERFWTEHSSSPRGFEPTMPVVCERFRLLYPTAPTVVVRPVDAADEARWRELFRGYRDFYRLPDSDEVVSRVWGWLMDPEHECQGLVAETADGLIAIGDYRRFARPSTGTVGLWLDDLFTDPAARGNGAGRAIIARLTDIAASEGLSVVRWITADDNQQAQALYDQVAARTRWVTYDATPDDGAQL
- the fdnG gene encoding formate dehydrogenase-N subunit alpha; amino-acid sequence: MGRFSMLEWPVVRQFRSGDYLGRGPAATSAKTRDVQPRTATADRVVRSVCPYCAVGCGQRVYVKDEKIVQIEGDPDSPISRGRLCPKGAASEQLVNSPGRQTEVLYRPPRATEWQRLDRDTAIDMIADRFLRTRRNTWQDLDEKGRKLRRTMGIASLGGATLDNEENYLIKKLFTAAGAIQIENQARIUHSSTVPSLGTSFGRGGATQYLQDMANADCIVIEGSNMAECHPVGFQWVSEAKARGAKVIHIDPRFTRTSAIADKHVPIRAGSDVVLLGALINHILSNDLWFKDYVIAYTNAAMLISADYQDAEDADGLFSGYDPSTGKYDNTSWSYDADGARDETLQHPRTVFQILKRHYARYTPEMVRQACGVGAGDFAYIARAITENSGRERTTCFAYAVGWTQHTLGAQFIRTAAILQLLLGNMGRPGGGIMALRGHASIQGSTDIPTLFDLLPGYLPMPSVGQHDSLEDYLTRVHSKSEKGFWANTDAYFISLLKSWWGDAATADNDYAFDYLPRLSGPHGTYETTMAMKDDQVEGYFLLGQNPAVGSAHGRLQREAMAHLKWLVVRDLNMIESATFWKDGPEIASGELKPEDIDTEVFFLPAASHVEKAGSFTQTQRLLQWRHQAVQPPGECQSELTFFYELGRRIRARLAGSTDERDRPLLDLTWDYPVDEHGEPDGEAVLLEINGRFRTGEKAGQPLSTFNEMRADGSTDGGCWIYTGVYADGVNQADRRKPGHSQSPVAPEWGWAWPANRRILYNRASADPQGRPWSERKKYVWWDEDLGKWTGDDVPDFPVDRAPDSHPDPALGGPAALAGDDAFVMRPDGKAWLFAPSGLVDGPLPTHYEPQESPVANPLYHQQQNPARLVFPRKDNLSAPSAGAPGSGVYPYVFTTYRLTEHHTAGGMSRWLPYLSELQPEMFCEVSPQLAAERGLEHGGWATIVSPRAAIEARVLVTERMTPLVIAGHTVHQIGLPYHWGVGSDAVVSGDSANDLLGLTLDPNVLIQESKAGSCDILPGRRPQGDALLRFIAEFQSRAGATTETDNERMTPREDD
- a CDS encoding response regulator transcription factor, with translation MAMSDELVTVVVADDHPFFRDGVARGLNNSGRIRVVGEAGDGREALDLIRGEHPQVAVVDHQMPQLSGLEVVRAVVRDQLPTRVLLLSAFADGAVVFQALQEGAAGYLTKDASRGEIVEAVARVAAGHTVIPPGLAGGLADQIRLRSQSETPVLSERERQVLEAFSRGLSIPQASAELFLGVSTIKTYTQRLYEKLGVSDRAAAVAEAMRRGLLE
- a CDS encoding alpha/beta fold hydrolase, with the translated sequence MQHSWPDGVSPETVDTRLGPVQYACIGSGAPVVVLHGSPGGIDAAALMADFLPRDGVRAILLSRPGYLGTELGGRQTPDQQADLVAALMDVLGIRSAGVLSWSGGGPCGFRLAVRHPDRVTALVAFAAVSTAYQPPPVGLSDRLLLATAPGRRLLRMLARHRPADVITGTLRSESSLTGAQLRDRVAAIVADPVKRDFVLGLAGTAGLGPDRRVGYRNDLAQFARIGSLELERIGAPTLVVHGTADTDVSPEHSDHAVATIPGARRLDLDQGSHLALYTHPDAAQAQRRVVDFLLRREA
- the nrfD gene encoding NrfD/PsrC family molybdoenzyme membrane anchor subunit, whose amino-acid sequence is MTTSPYDAYRPPEQGGRRRRLRRPGGRRRGGGGADGAREMPMVPDAEFTSYYGKPVVKAPPWGPEIAAYLFLGGVAGGSGLLAYGAQLTGRKLLCRNARIGAMLAIALGSGALVKDLGRPDRFYNMLRTVKLTSPMSLGSWILTAYSGGMGLAAASEVDRLTGGRLPLGPLRRVLSAVEPAAGVAGAVFGAPLAVYTAVLLSDTANPTWNAAHRDLPFVFASSASLAAGGLAMVTTPTRETRPARVLAVLGVAGDLLATRYMERRMDPVAAEPLHHGRPGTLLRWSERLAIAGGVGALLLGRNRVCAAVAGAALLGASACTRFGVLEAGINSAKDPRYTIEPQRRRLAARRAAGITDDSITTAG
- the selD gene encoding selenide, water dikinase SelD, with the translated sequence MTGTEAPLRLTDFAHGGGCACKIPAGELEDAVRGLVGQTGPDVLVGLDDGDDAAAVRVRDDLAVLSTADFFTPVVNDPYDWGRIAAANALSDIYAMGGRPVVAINLVGWPRGVLPMELMTEVLRGGLDVGRQAGCPVIGGHTIDDPEPKYGMAVTGVADPNRLLRNDSGVAGLPLTLTKPIGVGLLNNRHKQTGDPIEAAIASMTALNDVAARDALAAGVTTATDVTGFGLLGHLHKLCRASGIGAVLDRAAVPAIDGALDALAAGCITGGTRRNLDWVRPHLQVGSGITEEDLLFLADAQTSGGLLIVGEVPGYPVIGHTVAGSGIQVR
- a CDS encoding sensor histidine kinase, whose amino-acid sequence is MAAVLGEVRLDELARTPELRDVLLRHAYRSVWVQLGLRVLLVVFVALTIGFVPPEHDLAACWSIVTGYVVWAAALAALTRDRGVAPLRWMWLALLVDTCALSALTLVSGIAAEQSWTADVLVNGFYVIPMLAATSLRPMVCAAIALPTLAASVVVSVLTQQANAEPWSSILLRSLVLAGLGAGSVALSAVQLSRVLTIGSLLRERTGLLDDIVSVEAREQALLAENLHDGALQYLLAARQDLEDARDSGDPASFDRISHALRESSTLLRSTVSELHPAVLEQAGLARALADLAAGVAARARLTAELDLADWSEPTAVDRVLFAAAREALTNVAKHAHARTVLVSLHRDGPDAVLIVSDDGRGIAGDALAQRLADGHIGLASHRTRVAAVGGELQVEPNLPVGTRIRVRVPVPERSASPRPARLP
- a CDS encoding 4Fe-4S dicluster domain-containing protein — its product is MGQFSGPADPAVDAHWTTHEHRKGFFTDTSICIGCKACEVACKEWNHNPRDGDLEITGMSYDNTQQLGASTWRHVAFIEQDSAHIEQARESGRKLVDLGMPTVRSSDRTTQDGRVGRSASGGRIEVSDAPPSDVTPPDTPEFRWLMASDVCKHCTHAGCLDVCPTGALFRSEFGSVVVQADVCNGCGTCVAGCPFGVIERRTDGTAAPKTRRGERKGEQPDVPNIGIAQKCTLCYDRLVDGEQPACAKTCPTTSIKFGDHADLVDTARDRVKQLHEQGLTEARLYGANELDGVGGTGSVFLLLDEPEVYGLPPDPRVPTADLPVMFKRAGLAAAGMLAAAAVAFLGGR